Proteins found in one Aneurinibacillus uraniidurans genomic segment:
- a CDS encoding GNAT family N-acetyltransferase has translation MITITIQELCTEEEVVRIFPLMKDLRPYLEEDRFREIWRAMQPDGYRIYAMYDGEEIVAFTGIQIRTNMYYFRHVFVHELVTRADIRSKGYGEKLLTFVHEWGREHDCVTVALESALTRVDAHRFYEEKMDYDKFCYSFKKSL, from the coding sequence ATGATAACGATTACAATCCAGGAACTGTGTACCGAAGAGGAAGTTGTACGGATTTTCCCGCTTATGAAAGACTTGCGTCCGTATCTAGAAGAAGATCGCTTCCGCGAAATCTGGCGTGCGATGCAGCCAGATGGCTACCGCATTTATGCGATGTACGATGGGGAAGAAATTGTCGCATTTACGGGCATTCAAATCCGAACGAATATGTATTATTTCCGTCATGTATTCGTACATGAGCTCGTTACACGGGCAGATATTCGCTCAAAAGGGTACGGCGAGAAACTGCTTACATTTGTACATGAATGGGGCCGCGAGCATGACTGTGTAACAGTGGCACTTGAATCTGCTCTAACACGAGTAGATGCACATCGATTCTATGAAGAAAAGATGGACTATGATAAGTTTTGTTATTCATTTAAAAAGTCATTATAA